From Pelosinus fermentans DSM 17108, the proteins below share one genomic window:
- a CDS encoding gamma-glutamylcyclotransferase family protein, which translates to MKNIAHHYFAYGSNMNLMQMQQRCLNPKVLGIARLPGYRVEFYGYSAIWDGGQETVVTDLDSEVWGVLYELQFSDREQLDFYVDARFDGTGQYFHYPLDVIDSEQRAIDAVIYKKDKGGEETSPSAEYLSFIIQGAKEQGLPEGYIALLQNRITKPAAYAVPLVRKSKFSYMNISCGDCGE; encoded by the coding sequence ATGAAAAATATTGCTCATCATTATTTCGCCTATGGTTCGAATATGAATTTAATGCAAATGCAGCAACGATGTTTGAACCCTAAAGTGCTCGGAATTGCTCGTTTACCTGGATACAGAGTTGAATTTTATGGATATTCTGCCATATGGGACGGAGGACAGGAAACGGTAGTTACTGATCTTGATTCGGAAGTTTGGGGTGTGTTATACGAATTGCAGTTTTCTGATCGGGAGCAGCTAGACTTTTATGTAGACGCCCGTTTTGATGGAACAGGACAGTATTTTCACTATCCCTTGGATGTAATCGATAGTGAGCAAAGAGCAATCGATGCTGTGATTTATAAAAAAGATAAAGGCGGTGAAGAGACATCTCCTAGTGCAGAATATTTAAGTTTCATTATACAAGGTGCAAAAGAACAAGGCTTACCGGAAGGGTATATAGCATTATTGCAGAATAGAATAACCAAGCCCGCTGCATATGCGGTGCCTCTCGTGAGAAAATCGAAGTTCAGTTATATGAACATCAGTTGCGGCGATTGTGGTGAATAA
- a CDS encoding ABC transporter substrate-binding protein produces MEQIQLTMTIGEIIKNYPETREVFINNGFAIFADDTVIQQLGVVLKLKTALKSKNINEESFMKLLQGKIAETDRYKNLQTTVLENDTNHLNMLSLLPCPLKVPMQGELKLFLDYLREEKNLPLNYCIESFFNDHLDYEDYLEHFEEADEIPDIIMTAGYGFFYKNFMDRFVAKGIFADVINRPVNSRLAEAGIIDPDGHFTVIGANVLVMVVDQNRLGNIPMPKTWGDLLKPEYENKVVMRGHGDIFCDVVQLNYYKDYGAAGVEQLGRSVKYGLHPAQMVKELTSSRKDVPPIHIMPYFFYKTMKESAHIKILWPEDGVLIYPISVLIKADKMQELQELAEYLTGPEIARICAEAYFPATHRDVKMNLPEHVKLKWLGWDFIKNNDMKYLVETMNDTFMRVYRGGGKEVCS; encoded by the coding sequence ATGGAGCAAATACAACTGACGATGACAATTGGTGAAATTATTAAGAACTATCCTGAAACGCGTGAGGTCTTCATTAATAATGGCTTTGCTATTTTTGCCGATGATACGGTAATACAGCAGCTGGGAGTAGTCCTAAAATTAAAAACGGCATTAAAAAGTAAAAATATAAATGAAGAATCTTTTATGAAACTGCTGCAAGGAAAAATTGCAGAAACAGACAGATATAAGAACTTACAAACGACAGTGCTTGAAAATGACACAAACCACTTAAATATGCTGTCCCTATTGCCTTGCCCATTAAAAGTTCCCATGCAAGGGGAATTAAAATTATTTCTGGACTATTTGCGTGAAGAAAAAAATCTGCCCTTGAATTACTGCATCGAATCTTTTTTCAATGATCATTTGGATTATGAGGATTATCTGGAGCATTTTGAAGAGGCAGATGAAATTCCTGATATTATCATGACTGCCGGCTACGGTTTTTTTTATAAAAACTTCATGGATCGCTTTGTTGCCAAAGGAATCTTTGCTGACGTGATCAATCGTCCCGTAAATTCTCGTCTGGCTGAGGCTGGTATCATTGATCCTGATGGGCATTTTACAGTGATTGGAGCCAATGTTCTTGTTATGGTAGTGGATCAGAATCGCTTAGGAAACATTCCTATGCCTAAGACCTGGGGGGATTTATTAAAACCTGAGTATGAAAACAAAGTAGTGATGCGCGGGCATGGTGATATTTTTTGTGATGTTGTACAGCTTAATTATTATAAAGATTATGGAGCAGCGGGAGTGGAGCAATTAGGACGGTCTGTAAAGTATGGACTCCATCCGGCACAAATGGTAAAAGAGCTTACCAGCAGCCGTAAAGATGTACCGCCGATTCATATTATGCCTTACTTTTTTTACAAAACCATGAAGGAGTCTGCTCATATAAAAATCCTATGGCCCGAAGACGGAGTCTTAATCTATCCGATATCTGTGCTGATTAAAGCGGATAAGATGCAGGAATTGCAAGAATTAGCGGAGTATCTGACAGGTCCGGAAATTGCACGGATTTGTGCAGAAGCGTATTTTCCGGCCACCCATCGGGATGTGAAGATGAACCTTCCTGAACATGTGAAATTAAAATGGCTGGGCTGGGATTTTATTAAAAATAATGATATGAAATACCTTGTGGAAACCATGAATGATACCTTTATGCGGGTATATCGCGGGGGAGGAAAAGAAGTATGCAGCTGA
- a CDS encoding pyridoxamine 5'-phosphate oxidase family protein, with translation MHQVSYTKRNCTDQNKIETFLLQERVGVLGMVSDSLPYAVPVNYVWHNGSIYFHGMGSGKKVEILSQSPPVCFTIYKEHGTVTDPVPCHADTSYMSVMIFGKAEKVTDYEEAAAVLQELLEKFMPEYYSHPLTSNLIEKYRSGMDGNGVAVYRLTPQEMTAKENAVEADQLFNQKEQ, from the coding sequence ATGCATCAGGTTAGTTATACCAAGAGAAATTGTACAGATCAAAATAAAATTGAAACATTTCTTTTGCAAGAAAGAGTGGGCGTACTTGGAATGGTAAGCGATAGTTTGCCCTATGCCGTTCCGGTAAATTATGTATGGCACAACGGTTCTATTTACTTTCATGGTATGGGTTCAGGGAAAAAGGTAGAGATCCTTTCTCAAAGTCCTCCTGTTTGTTTCACTATATATAAAGAACATGGAACAGTAACCGATCCGGTTCCCTGTCATGCCGATACATCCTATATGAGTGTTATGATTTTCGGTAAGGCTGAAAAGGTGACTGATTATGAAGAGGCTGCTGCGGTTCTTCAGGAATTGCTTGAAAAATTCATGCCTGAATATTATAGCCATCCCTTAACCAGCAATTTGATTGAGAAATACCGCTCGGGAATGGATGGGAATGGGGTTGCAGTTTATCGGCTAACGCCACAGGAAATGACGGCGAAAGAAAACGCGGTGGAAGCGGATCAATTGTTTAACCAAAAAGAGCAGTGA
- a CDS encoding type 1 glutamine amidotransferase, whose translation MRLHYLQHVPFENPGSILTWAKENDHVITNTQLYQNASLPKQQDFDWLVVMGGPMNIYEEEKYPWLAAEKAFIREAIASGKVIIGLCLGGQLIADVIGGKVTQNPYKEIGWLPLQLSEKARLSPLFSFFPEQPIVFQWHGDTFSVLPEDAECIAQSQACRHQAFIYKKRVFGFQYHMENTLSIIEGLVENCRDEMVPDLYVQTPEELLAHPEYIEQNNRWMNQFLTQLEKMYREEEL comes from the coding sequence ATGAGACTCCATTATTTGCAGCATGTCCCATTTGAAAATCCCGGCAGCATTTTAACATGGGCAAAGGAAAATGACCATGTTATAACCAATACACAATTATATCAAAATGCCTCATTGCCAAAACAGCAGGATTTTGATTGGCTTGTGGTCATGGGTGGTCCAATGAATATTTATGAAGAAGAGAAATATCCCTGGCTTGCCGCTGAAAAGGCGTTCATCCGAGAAGCTATTGCATCTGGTAAAGTAATTATTGGTCTATGTCTGGGAGGCCAATTGATTGCCGACGTGATAGGCGGCAAAGTAACGCAAAACCCTTATAAGGAAATTGGCTGGCTTCCTCTCCAATTAAGTGAGAAGGCAAGGCTATCACCTTTATTTTCTTTTTTCCCTGAGCAGCCGATTGTTTTTCAGTGGCATGGGGATACTTTCAGTGTTCTGCCGGAAGATGCAGAGTGTATCGCCCAAAGTCAAGCCTGCAGGCATCAGGCCTTCATTTATAAAAAAAGAGTGTTTGGATTTCAATATCATATGGAGAACACATTGTCCATTATAGAAGGTCTTGTAGAAAATTGCCGCGACGAAATGGTACCGGATCTTTATGTGCAGACGCCGGAAGAGCTCCTAGCTCACCCTGAATATATCGAACAAAACAATAGGTGGATGAATCAGTTTCTTACACAGCTGGAAAAAATGTATAGAGAGGAGGAACTTTGA
- a CDS encoding TOBE domain-containing protein — MKISGRNKLQGIVKEVVKGAVMAKVVVDYKGDEIVSTITVDSIDDLGLKVGDEVTALIKSTEVMIIK, encoded by the coding sequence ATGAAAATTAGCGGCAGAAACAAATTGCAAGGCATTGTTAAAGAAGTGGTTAAAGGCGCTGTAATGGCTAAAGTTGTGGTTGACTATAAAGGTGACGAAATTGTCTCTACGATTACTGTGGATTCCATCGATGATTTGGGATTAAAAGTGGGTGATGAAGTAACGGCATTAATTAAATCCACGGAAGTTATGATCATCAAGTAA
- the modB gene encoding molybdate ABC transporter permease subunit, which produces MVEWQPVILSIKVASISVLFVFFLGVLSAYVMRSTDIPGKAALESFFTLPLVLPPVVIGFLLLILVGKQGPVGILLTKYFDMQIIFTQSAAVLAGTVVSFPLMYQSTKAAFESIDKTLEDAARTLGASEWRVFWTVTMPLSWPGLVSGLVLSFARTLGEFGATIMIAGNIPGKTQTIPLAIYFATESNDLITAGMYVIIISVITFSIIFGLNHWKGKNITLH; this is translated from the coding sequence ATGGTCGAATGGCAGCCCGTTATTCTTTCAATCAAGGTTGCATCTATTTCAGTGCTCTTTGTATTTTTTCTTGGCGTATTATCGGCTTATGTCATGCGCAGCACCGATATTCCAGGCAAAGCAGCTCTCGAATCTTTTTTTACTCTTCCCTTGGTTTTACCTCCTGTCGTCATTGGATTTTTACTGTTAATCTTAGTTGGTAAACAAGGACCCGTCGGAATTCTTCTAACGAAATATTTTGACATGCAGATTATTTTTACTCAATCTGCAGCTGTTCTGGCAGGTACTGTTGTATCCTTTCCGTTAATGTACCAGAGTACTAAGGCAGCCTTTGAAAGTATCGATAAGACACTAGAAGATGCTGCCCGCACCTTAGGAGCTAGCGAATGGCGGGTATTTTGGACAGTTACCATGCCCTTATCCTGGCCGGGGCTGGTGTCCGGTTTGGTACTATCCTTTGCAAGAACCTTGGGAGAATTTGGCGCTACCATTATGATTGCCGGTAATATCCCCGGCAAGACACAAACTATTCCATTGGCAATTTATTTTGCCACAGAATCAAATGACTTAATAACAGCAGGGATGTATGTAATCATTATCAGCGTAATCACCTTTTCTATTATTTTCGGATTAAACCATTGGAAAGGAAAAAACATTACTTTGCACTAA
- a CDS encoding substrate-binding domain-containing protein: MANTIAYTPEEVAKILKISRFTVYEFIKRGELTAYHIGRKLRIEAADLEKYMNNAKGTNSIAAPPAAQTANVSLAAQDGLIIYGQDAVLDVLTRHLEKQMPQVRSLRCFNGSMDGLIALYRGTANLITTHLWDGDTGEYNTPYVRHLLPGQRALIINLVYRYEGFYVAPGNPKNIKNWPDLLRSDIRFINRERGSGARVLLDEKFQQLKLDPRAIPNYSQEETSHLAIASAVARGDADVGLGIEKAAMQVQNVEFIPLQKERYDLVMLRHDLEKPHFQALMSILRSPIFRNEIAGMGGYDVSQMGDIMAEL, translated from the coding sequence ATGGCAAATACGATAGCTTACACCCCGGAAGAAGTTGCTAAAATACTTAAAATTTCACGTTTCACTGTTTATGAATTCATCAAACGCGGCGAATTGACTGCTTATCATATAGGCCGTAAATTACGCATAGAAGCAGCAGATCTGGAAAAATACATGAACAATGCAAAAGGTACAAATAGTATAGCTGCACCGCCTGCCGCTCAAACTGCCAATGTCTCTTTAGCCGCTCAAGATGGTTTAATCATTTATGGACAGGATGCTGTTCTAGACGTGCTAACACGTCATTTAGAAAAACAGATGCCTCAAGTTCGTTCTTTGCGCTGCTTTAATGGTAGTATGGATGGCTTGATTGCCTTATACCGCGGTACAGCTAATTTGATTACTACTCACCTTTGGGATGGAGATACTGGAGAATATAACACCCCCTATGTTCGTCATTTGCTGCCAGGTCAAAGAGCACTTATTATTAATTTAGTCTATCGCTATGAAGGGTTTTATGTAGCTCCTGGCAATCCAAAGAATATAAAGAATTGGCCAGATTTACTGCGATCAGATATTCGCTTCATCAATAGAGAACGAGGCTCTGGTGCCAGGGTATTGCTTGATGAAAAGTTTCAGCAACTCAAACTTGATCCTAGAGCCATTCCAAACTATAGCCAGGAAGAAACCAGTCATCTTGCTATCGCCAGCGCAGTTGCCCGAGGTGATGCTGATGTTGGGTTAGGTATTGAAAAGGCAGCGATGCAGGTACAGAATGTTGAATTTATTCCATTGCAAAAAGAACGTTATGATTTAGTTATGTTACGGCATGATTTAGAGAAACCTCACTTCCAAGCCTTGATGTCAATATTGCGTTCTCCTATATTCCGCAATGAAATCGCAGGTATGGGTGGCTATGATGTATCCCAGATGGGCGATATAATGGCAGAACTTTAA
- a CDS encoding GTP-binding protein, with translation MQLITVAGPPSAGKTSVMLKIIETLQEETLRVGVIKFDCLSTQDQILYQKKGIEAKIGLSGNLCPDHFFVSNVQDCLLWSQKNNLDMLITESAGLCNRCSPHIRDVMAVCVIDNLSGVNTPRKVGPMLKLADIVIITKGDIVSQAEREVFAFRVKQANPSAIIVHVNGITGQGAREVGQLFKGAQSVDSLTDYHLRFSMPAATCSYCLGQTRIGQNFQMGNVRKMDLS, from the coding sequence ATGCAGCTGATTACGGTTGCCGGACCACCCTCGGCGGGTAAAACTTCCGTTATGTTAAAGATCATTGAAACTCTTCAGGAAGAAACGCTGAGGGTAGGTGTGATCAAGTTTGATTGTTTGTCTACCCAGGATCAGATTCTCTATCAAAAAAAAGGCATCGAGGCAAAGATTGGTCTGTCGGGAAATCTTTGTCCAGACCATTTTTTTGTGAGTAATGTTCAGGATTGCTTACTATGGTCGCAAAAAAATAATTTGGATATGTTAATTACGGAGAGTGCTGGTTTGTGCAATCGGTGTTCTCCTCATATTCGTGATGTCATGGCAGTTTGTGTAATTGACAATTTGAGCGGTGTGAATACTCCAAGAAAAGTGGGGCCTATGCTGAAATTGGCCGATATCGTCATTATAACGAAGGGGGATATTGTTTCCCAAGCGGAGCGGGAGGTCTTTGCTTTTCGAGTGAAGCAGGCAAACCCAAGTGCAATCATTGTTCATGTAAATGGTATTACTGGTCAGGGTGCCAGGGAAGTTGGCCAGCTCTTTAAAGGAGCGCAAAGTGTGGATAGTCTTACTGATTATCATTTGCGTTTTTCCATGCCGGCAGCTACTTGTTCCTATTGCTTAGGACAAACTCGTATCGGGCAAAACTTTCAAATGGGAAATGTTCGCAAAATGGATCTTAGCTAG
- a CDS encoding ATP-binding cassette domain-containing protein has product MLTVDIKKKLSDFTLNISFTAPNKTIVLFGPSGCGKTTILRCIAGLLKPDEGSIVSNDTVFYSSTKAIHLPPKKRNVSYMFQDFALFPHMNVKHNIWYGVKTPSQEANELYEKLITLLKIEHLPHRSISQLSGGEKQRVAMARALMAEPQILLLDEPLSALDAQSRYELQDELKRLQEIWNIPFVLVTHSPEEAQAIGSEVLFLHQGQQVSEPPPSWNMNGNGKTTRSSFQYFY; this is encoded by the coding sequence ATGCTAACAGTAGATATCAAAAAAAAATTATCTGATTTTACTCTGAATATCTCCTTTACTGCTCCAAATAAAACAATTGTTTTATTTGGTCCTTCCGGCTGTGGTAAAACAACCATCTTGCGCTGTATTGCAGGTTTACTGAAACCCGATGAAGGCAGTATTGTTTCTAATGATACTGTTTTTTATTCTTCTACGAAAGCAATTCATTTACCACCTAAAAAGAGAAATGTCAGCTATATGTTTCAGGACTTCGCACTGTTTCCCCATATGAATGTTAAGCATAATATTTGGTATGGAGTAAAAACTCCCAGCCAAGAGGCCAATGAATTATACGAAAAGTTGATTACTTTATTAAAAATCGAACATCTCCCCCACCGCTCCATAAGCCAATTATCTGGCGGTGAAAAACAACGGGTGGCTATGGCTCGTGCATTAATGGCTGAACCTCAGATCCTTTTGCTCGACGAACCCTTATCTGCTCTAGATGCCCAAAGTCGCTACGAATTACAGGATGAGCTAAAAAGACTGCAGGAAATCTGGAACATTCCCTTCGTCCTTGTCACCCATTCACCAGAAGAAGCCCAGGCAATAGGCAGTGAAGTCTTATTTCTCCACCAAGGACAGCAAGTATCTGAGCCGCCACCTTCCTGGAATATGAATGGAAACGGCAAAACGACAAGAAGTTCTTTTCAATACTTTTATTAG
- a CDS encoding ATP-binding cassette domain-containing protein, with protein sequence MWDSLSVMTIKQLFSSYPYAADFFSSLPNLEQSEESSVGAYFAAIEEDTLQDLGIGRQEFLEQFLSFMLQMEKLKEDKVKIESITIIGGKDKQGKAEDIELTIHAGEIVCIVGPTGSGKSRLLADIEWVAQQDTPTNRKILINGQLPDMRCRFSVEHKLVAQLSQNMNFIMDLSVEEFVSMHAESRMLENIEEVTSHIIAKANELAGEQFNPDTPVTSLSGGQSRALMIADTAYLSSSPIVLIDEIENAGIDRQNALRLLIDKQKIVLMATHDPILALMGDKRIVIKNGGISKVILTSEKERGNLILLTAIDRKMLAIREVLRSGGHIDEIPMALEEII encoded by the coding sequence ATGTGGGATAGCTTGTCTGTAATGACAATAAAGCAATTATTTAGTTCGTATCCCTATGCAGCCGATTTTTTTTCGTCGCTGCCGAATCTAGAGCAAAGTGAGGAGTCTTCTGTTGGAGCATATTTCGCTGCAATCGAGGAAGATACATTGCAAGATTTAGGGATTGGCCGGCAAGAGTTTTTAGAGCAGTTTCTTTCTTTTATGCTGCAAATGGAAAAATTAAAAGAAGATAAGGTCAAAATTGAATCCATTACGATTATAGGCGGCAAGGACAAGCAGGGAAAAGCCGAAGACATAGAATTAACGATCCATGCGGGAGAAATTGTCTGTATTGTGGGACCTACTGGTTCCGGCAAGAGCCGATTACTTGCTGATATTGAATGGGTAGCGCAGCAGGATACACCAACCAATCGCAAAATATTGATTAATGGACAGCTGCCTGATATGAGGTGCCGATTTTCTGTTGAACATAAGCTGGTGGCTCAGCTTTCTCAGAATATGAACTTTATTATGGATCTATCTGTAGAAGAATTTGTCAGTATGCATGCAGAAAGCAGAATGCTGGAGAATATAGAAGAAGTGACCAGTCATATTATCGCTAAGGCCAACGAATTGGCCGGAGAACAATTTAACCCCGATACACCTGTTACCTCCTTAAGCGGAGGCCAGTCCCGGGCTTTAATGATTGCCGATACAGCCTATTTAAGCTCGTCCCCCATTGTGCTGATTGACGAAATCGAAAATGCTGGTATTGATCGTCAAAATGCTCTGCGGCTGCTAATTGATAAGCAAAAAATCGTATTGATGGCAACTCATGACCCGATATTGGCATTAATGGGGGATAAACGGATTGTGATTAAGAATGGGGGGATCAGTAAGGTTATTTTAACGTCTGAAAAAGAGCGTGGGAATTTAATCCTGTTAACGGCAATCGACCGTAAGATGTTAGCCATTCGAGAAGTGTTGCGCAGTGGTGGACATATTGATGAAATTCCAATGGCGTTGGAAGAAATAATCTGA
- a CDS encoding homocitrate synthase/isopropylmalate synthase family protein, with product MRQMVMVSDQTINEALRLGTSMAAIELMIPILKKYGIANFDVSLDYLPSDGVPKQLLLHPLLRCKIHSSLDEIAKVRQMGFSKVILSWFHQPSQSSLDQLTEALTAAQEFAQEIYLCIENAEELTIPELTSYWSLLSRYRVKRFIYQDVRSSLEPLGVCRKLESLQQTVPCPIEFHGHNTYGLATANSLAALRSGVQYVAAAVSGIGSPNHAAMEEVLMAVKHLWKQDQVPSGSSLTADCIEILSYMGISLPVDKALIGRDVFAHESGIHVDGITKNPLLYEVIQPEEVGQTRQLIIGKHSGTASLKIKFLQWNLELDQAEALELLEKVRRLASVQKRPLSDLELHQLYWRRNQMDQSQLG from the coding sequence ATGAGACAGATGGTTATGGTGTCTGATCAGACGATCAATGAAGCATTACGCTTAGGTACATCAATGGCTGCTATTGAGTTGATGATACCGATTTTGAAAAAATATGGAATAGCAAACTTCGATGTATCTCTTGATTATTTGCCAAGTGATGGTGTTCCAAAGCAGCTTCTTTTACACCCGCTGCTGCGCTGTAAAATTCATTCTTCCTTGGACGAAATAGCAAAGGTCAGACAAATGGGATTTTCAAAAGTAATCCTTTCCTGGTTTCATCAGCCCTCTCAGTCTTCATTGGATCAACTTACAGAAGCATTAACGGCAGCCCAGGAATTTGCTCAGGAAATCTATTTATGTATTGAAAATGCAGAAGAACTTACTATACCTGAGTTAACTTCCTATTGGTCACTACTATCTCGTTATCGGGTGAAACGATTTATTTATCAAGATGTGAGAAGCAGCTTGGAGCCTTTGGGTGTCTGCCGAAAATTAGAGAGCTTGCAGCAGACAGTACCTTGTCCCATCGAATTTCATGGACATAATACCTATGGATTAGCTACTGCCAATAGCTTGGCAGCGCTAAGGTCAGGAGTTCAATATGTGGCAGCAGCAGTGAGTGGTATCGGATCGCCAAATCATGCTGCCATGGAAGAAGTCTTGATGGCGGTGAAACATTTATGGAAACAAGATCAAGTGCCGTCAGGAAGTTCCCTGACCGCAGATTGTATAGAGATACTATCCTATATGGGGATTTCACTGCCTGTTGATAAGGCTTTGATTGGCCGGGATGTATTCGCTCATGAATCAGGAATACATGTGGATGGCATTACCAAAAACCCGCTGCTTTATGAAGTCATTCAACCAGAGGAAGTGGGGCAAACCAGGCAATTGATCATTGGTAAGCATTCGGGAACTGCGTCTCTTAAAATAAAATTTTTGCAATGGAATTTAGAATTGGATCAGGCAGAAGCCTTAGAATTGTTAGAAAAGGTCAGGAGACTCGCATCTGTGCAAAAAAGACCGTTATCTGATTTAGAGCTGCATCAGCTATATTGGCGAAGGAATCAAATGGATCAAAGTCAGTTGGGGTAG
- a CDS encoding homocitrate synthase — MDGKMGFQLVDTTFRDGEQSAGVVFSTEEKINMAIALDRAGVAWIEAGTPAMGQEEQETLRSLLALPLRTTLIAWNRAELADIRASLSCGFSCIHISLPVSDLHISQKLKKDREWVIQQLKTALQLVQSYGCTITVGAEDTSRADSDFFLKFADVAAQYGATRIRFADTVGCLDPFMTFDRLQDVVKRCSLPIEFHGHNDFGLATANTLAAFQAGVQFASVTLAGIGERAGNASLEEVVASLEKFYGYHCGIEASHLGSLADLVAKASNRPLFPYRPVVGSVCRKTIL, encoded by the coding sequence ATGGATGGTAAAATGGGATTCCAACTTGTTGACACTACCTTTCGTGATGGCGAGCAGTCAGCAGGGGTTGTTTTTTCTACTGAAGAAAAAATAAATATGGCGATTGCTTTGGATCGGGCTGGTGTTGCTTGGATTGAGGCTGGTACACCAGCAATGGGGCAAGAAGAGCAAGAAACCTTACGTTCTCTTTTGGCATTACCTTTGCGGACAACCTTAATTGCTTGGAATCGGGCAGAATTGGCTGATATTCGTGCATCCTTATCCTGTGGCTTTTCTTGTATTCATATTTCATTACCAGTATCTGATTTGCATATATCCCAAAAGCTGAAAAAAGATCGTGAATGGGTGATTCAGCAATTGAAGACGGCATTGCAGCTAGTCCAAAGTTATGGCTGTACGATTACAGTAGGTGCGGAAGATACTTCAAGAGCAGATTCTGATTTTTTCCTGAAATTTGCTGATGTTGCTGCTCAATATGGGGCCACGAGAATTCGATTTGCCGATACGGTAGGCTGCTTGGACCCGTTTATGACATTCGATCGTTTGCAGGATGTAGTCAAACGATGTTCCCTTCCTATTGAATTTCATGGTCATAATGATTTTGGTCTGGCTACAGCCAATACGTTAGCTGCCTTTCAGGCTGGAGTTCAGTTTGCAAGTGTTACCTTAGCAGGGATTGGTGAACGGGCGGGAAATGCATCCTTAGAGGAAGTTGTGGCTTCCTTGGAAAAATTTTATGGATATCATTGCGGCATTGAAGCAAGTCATTTAGGTTCATTAGCCGATTTAGTTGCGAAGGCAAGCAATAGACCTTTATTTCCTTATCGTCCCGTGGTGGGATCCGTTTGCCGAAAGACTATATTGTAG
- the modA gene encoding molybdate ABC transporter substrate-binding protein: MKKRLLLFLMAALLILAAITTGCSGEKPATPATPPEKVELNVSAAVSLKDALAEIQKNYETKNVNVKLVYNLGASGALQKQIEQGAPADIFISAAPKQMNDLEEKNLVNKATRKNLVENKLVVIVPTASTLNITKYEDLTKDDVQKVSIGETGSVPAGQYAQEVLKKLGIWDKIQSKAVLAKDVRTVLTYVETGNVEAGIVYKTDAASSDKVKIAATAPEGSHQPILYPAAVLSGTKQEKAAADFLAYLSTPECKAIFEKYGFTMSK; encoded by the coding sequence TTGAAAAAACGTTTATTATTATTTTTAATGGCAGCCTTATTAATATTAGCTGCCATAACTACAGGATGCAGTGGTGAAAAACCAGCAACTCCAGCCACACCACCAGAAAAAGTTGAGCTAAACGTCTCTGCCGCAGTCAGTTTAAAGGATGCTCTTGCTGAAATCCAAAAGAACTATGAAACAAAAAATGTCAATGTTAAGCTGGTCTATAATCTTGGAGCCTCAGGTGCTTTACAAAAGCAAATCGAACAAGGTGCTCCCGCTGACATTTTTATTTCCGCAGCACCAAAACAGATGAATGACTTAGAAGAAAAAAACCTGGTAAATAAGGCTACACGTAAAAACTTAGTAGAGAACAAACTCGTTGTGATTGTTCCTACAGCCTCTACCCTCAACATCACAAAATATGAAGATTTAACAAAGGATGATGTTCAAAAAGTAAGTATTGGTGAAACAGGATCGGTACCAGCAGGACAATATGCACAGGAAGTTCTAAAGAAATTGGGAATCTGGGATAAAATACAAAGCAAAGCGGTTCTTGCCAAAGATGTTCGTACCGTCTTAACCTATGTGGAGACAGGCAACGTAGAAGCGGGTATCGTTTATAAAACAGATGCTGCATCCAGTGACAAAGTGAAAATCGCAGCTACTGCACCAGAAGGATCTCACCAGCCAATTCTTTATCCAGCGGCAGTTTTATCAGGAACCAAGCAAGAAAAAGCAGCTGCTGATTTTCTTGCCTACTTAAGCACTCCTGAATGCAAAGCTATTTTTGAAAAATACGGTTTTACCATGAGTAAATAA